Within the Oryctolagus cuniculus chromosome 19, mOryCun1.1, whole genome shotgun sequence genome, the region CTCCTCCGCGGGGCGGGGTGCAGCAGTGCCCGCCTCCCGGCGGCCTGGGCCAATCAGCGTAGGCTGCGGCCGACCAATGAGAGCGCGCAGGGTGCGCGGGGCCAATGAGCGCCGGGCCGCTCGGGGGGCGGTGCTCGGAGCGCCACCCTGAGGGGACGCGGCGGCCGCAGCCATGGGCGCTAGGCCTGCGGGGGCGCGCAGGGGGCGCGAGGAGCGGCCGAGCCAGGCGGGAGACGCCGCGGCCGGGACTGGCCGTCGACCCTGAGCCGCCGGGGGATCCCCGCCCGCGCTGCGAGGAGGGCCTGTGGGCGCTAGCGGGGCGCCTCGGGGGAGCCGGGCCGGTCGGCAGGGGCGCGTGGGCACATCGGGGGCCGCGGtgaccaccccaccccctgcccggcaCGGTAGGGGGTCAGGGCGCGTCCGCAGCGGCCGCCGCACCTCCGCGGCTGGGGAATCTGGGGCCCAGGGCCGCCCCCGGATGGCTGAGCTGCCCCCGCGCCGGCCGCCCGGTCGCCGCAGCGGCTGAGCTCGCCGCCCCCTGCATGCCCGGCGCCCGGATCGCAGCCCACCTGGACGCACTGGGCCCCCTGGTCCCCTACGTGCAGCCTCCGCTGCTGCCCTCTATGTTCTTCGTGGGCCTGTTTTTCGTCAACGTGCTGATCCTATACTACGCCTTCCTCATGGAGTACATCGTCCTCAACGTGGGCCTCGTCTTCCTGCCCGAGGACCTGGACCAGGCGCTCGTGGACCTCGGCGTGCTCTCCGACCCCGGCTCGGGCCTCTACGAAGCCGACTCGGAGCTCGACGTCTTCGATGGGTACTTGGAGTAGGACCTGGACTGCCATGCCCCCGGCCCGAACCCCCGGCCCGCACCAGCCGCCCGCATCAGGCCGCCGCCGCTGGTTGGAGCCGCCGCCTGGATGGGGATGGGACCTCAGGCCGaggcccgcccctgccccggAGGCCTGTAAGTGCCCACCTGGGTGAACAAGGGTGGGTGGGGACGCTGGTGGGAGACGGGACACCTTCCCTACCGGCCcacccccagcttcctcctcttctcctcctcctcgggcTTGGCCCGACCCCTCTTAGACCCTTTGTTGGGCCTGGAAGCCTTCCGCCTCTGAAACGGGCAGCTGTGGAGGAGAGGGTACCCAGGGCCTAAGTGACTTagggagtccccccccccccccccgggacctAATCCCACCACTTGTGGAAAAAGCCTTGGTACCCAGATCCACTGAAGGCAGAGCTGTCGGCTCCTCCCCCACCTGCAGCCTGTCTCGCTGGTGACCTTGGGTTTTGGGGGGTGCTCACTAGTCCTCGAGGGATAAAGACTTAGGGGTGTcaggagagatagagagcgaAGCACCGGGGGACCCCTTCGTACTGTGACCCTTTGAACAGCTGGGGGGGATTGTGTGCAGGGCTGTGAGAAGGAAACCTCCAGCAACGAACCCAGCACTTCCCGTTGGCCTTGGCTTTGCTGCTGTTTGGGAGTCGGGTTTCAGGTGGCCCAGCTCCCGGTTCTGCAGCTCAGATCTGCAGGGGCTGCCAGGGAACAGGCAGGCTGGGGTAGGGTGAGGGGGAGTGGTGCTGGGGCTGGCTTCGCCTGCGGTGGTTCTAAGACCTCAAGGGGTTCTTGGGTCAGCAGGAGACGGGCCCACCGGTCATTGCACTGAGCTGTGAGAACCCTGCCTCTGAGCTTCGACCTGGGAGCTTTGCATCCAGCCCGCCTTGCATGTTCCAGGGAGGAGGTGGACTCGGCCAGAGTCATCCGGCTGAGAAGAGGGGGCCCTGGGGGGAGAGCCTGGCTGTATGCAGCTGTCAGGTCCAGcggagggctgcagggctggcaggggACCTCGGTCGGATGGTGCTGGATGACCACTTGGGTCTAGGGCCCAAGGGGCATGGAGGGGGGATGCTGAGGTGGCGGGCAGGGCTCTTTTGGAAAATGGCCACTGACAGCACTTATCCCGGGCAGGATGCTCACTCATCCTCTGTGTTGCCTGTCTGCCCACGTGGCCACAGTCAGGTTGCCCTCGTTCCGGGGTGCCAGGGCAGACTTCCTAGACTCAGGGATGCAAACAACAGGCATCTCTCACAGCTCTTGTCAGGGCGGTCATCCCACTTACGAGGACTCCACCCTGCTGACCGAACACCTCCCTGTCACCCGGGGAAGCACGGACATTCAGTGTGTTGCAGGGGGCcgtgcagggctgggcaggacctGCTGGCAGTAGTGCACGGTCAGAAGGCTCCCTAAGGGTCAACAGTGGGAGTTCTCTGTAGTCAACTTCCGTTGAGCTGAGTGAGGTCTCATTAGGTGCCAGGTACCCCTCATACGGCCCCAGACTGCTGTCTGCCTCCTTCCGTCCACCCTCCAGCCTTTTATTGTGCCAGTGCTTATCTGTTCAGTCCCGGGTCTTGGGGTGGACATCACATGCGGGGcagactcagccctggcccaCTGGCACTTGGTGCAGACCAGCAGGGCGCAGACAAGGTCCTCAAGCAGTTAAGAGCTCGGAAGACAGGGACGAAGGACAGGAACTTCCCCCGTTGTGTTCGCTGCAGTTTCCTGGCCCTGGGAAGATGTCCAATGAGTAAGACACGAGGACAGGacgggctgccttcccagggagtcAGAGAATCTCTGTAGAGATGACACATTTGGGCTGGACCCTAAATGAGTAGAAGGAGCCAGACATGAAGATACGGAGACGAGCGACCCAGGCAGAGGGAACTGCCAGTACCGAGAACTTGGGGCTGGCCGGAAGgaggccgcagtggctggagtgcagccctgggaggagTCCGTGAGGGCAGCAGAGGCCACACCGGGCAGGATCTGGCAGGCCAAGGAAGTGGGAAGCCAGGGCAGGTTTCAGGCAGCAGGGAACACGATCCAATTCACATCTTGCAGAGGCGACTTTGGAGGGGCGGGTAGAAGGCGGAAGGGGCAAGTGTGGACACAGGGCAGCCAACTGGGAGGCCGCCGTCCCAGCCCGTGGTGACAGAGCCTTGATCAGGCAAGGTGGATGGAGATGGGGAACGGGAGCAGCCTGAGAACACCTGGCGGAGGTAGGACCTGTGGGATCCGGTGTAAGTCTGTCCCGAGCACCGATCATGTGGCATTCCTGGTTCCAGGCCCTTTGTGTGTTcactcattctttttgttttaaaaaatgtctttatttatttgggaggcagagagagagagagacagagccaggactcgaaccagcgtctatatgggatgctggcttaacctactgtaccacggcgctggccccactcaTTTAGTCTTTCAACAAACATTGGCCCTGCCTGTTCTGCCAGGCCATGTGCTGGACTCGGGTGCCCCGGGCTGCATCCCCGTCCCCAAGccaagtgcctgagtcccagTGAACTTGGTGAAGAATGCCTTCTTCTATCTGCCACATCAACAGACACACTTCCTCCTCCAGATAAAAACATTGGCATAATGTGAACCGAAAACTGAAGCCCAAATGCTTTGACATATTTTGCAGCAAACGCTGTTTGGAGCAGAAACAGCAGCAAGTGTCTCTCAGGGAGTGACAGGACCTGGCCCTGAGAAGTGGGGAGGCCTGGGGACCCACACCCAGAGCTGTGACGGCATAGCACTCCCTCCTCcccgtcttccaatccagcctcccaGGCCTTGGCCCCTTGTGCCTGCaaagcccaggcctggggggaggggtggggtcacCAGCAGCTGGCAAACCCTGTGGGAAATCTCTAGGCGACCTGACCGAACTTCCTGTCCAGGCCTCTTCCCATGGGGACAGCTGTAGTCACATCTGGCTCTTCCCCCTTCGCTCTTGTGGACACACCAGCCGGTCCAGGAAAGCCTGGGCCAGCCGGGGGCCTAGGGTGGAGCTCAGGATGCGAGGGCACGCTCCCTTCGGCTCCTTCCGCCTGGCTCTCTCCTGTGTGCGCCCACTCAGATCAGCTCCTCAGCCTTTGCCAAGCGCCTCTTTGAGGATGCGGCATCAAGGTCAGGGGTGAGTACCAGGACCCTGGATGTAGATGACCTTGGTTAAAGGGCAGTTCTAGCTGGGCCCTCGGTCACACTCCTGTACACATGGgtgcttcagtttcctcttctgggaggcagggagaaggaacACTTGCCTCGTGGTGAGGACTGGATGAGATACACAAATGGCTTAGACTTTCCCGCATGGCTAAGTGACGTGAGTGTTGACCGCTGTTGTTAGCGATAGGTATAGTGGGAAGGGTGAGCACGCAggcccttggcagagcacaagcGTGCACCAGCCCCCACGCTGGACTGCTGGTGCCCAGGCTGAGCAGGACTGGCTGCTTGCGTGCATGGTGGCTCCAGGTCTGCTCTCCCACCCCAGAGTCCTGGTGAGAGCTTCCCTCTGGCCTGTGGCTCCTGGGGCACCAGGTTAGGAGCTCTGAAGAGCTGGCTCTGCGGTTTTCCTTGAGTGTTAATGactgcccaggagcagggagggggagtggggaggtgcTCCCCTGCCCAGCAGCCAGGGGCATCCCCCCGTCCCGGGTTGTGTGTGGAGGCAGCTCAGCTGGTTTGTCCCGGTCCCTGCTGAAGGCAGCTGGTGCCTGCCAGCCCTCTCTTGGCGcacagggggaggggtgggggagtggagcGATCCCTGGGCTGCAGATGGAGAGGCTGGGAGATGTTGCTGCAGAGTAGGTGTGGCTGGCGCAGCCTAGCCCGGATCTGGAGCTGAGGGTGACCAGACCCATCACTCCATCGTATCCGGGCTTCCCAGCTTCCACTGTCTCCTCCATCTACCTACCTCGCCCCTCCTTGCCATTCTGCAGCGTGTGCTGTCAGCAGATCTCCTGGGCTGGGCATGTCACTGCCCAGCTCAAAACCCAAACCCTCCTTGGGGACACGGGCACAGTCAGATTTGAGTCATGGGAGATCTACAGGCAGCCCATGCAGCGCAGGGCCAGGGTCACGGCAGATGCGGGGAAACAGGTGGGAGGCTGTggctgtcacccacgtgagagtcAGGTGATGGTGGTGTAGGGAGGCAGGTACATCCCGCTTCTGGCTGACCCTCCAGCCCTGTTCCTAACCTGAGGCTCACCTAGAAGGGCCCTGGCCACAGGGTACGGACTGCTCAGCACCCCTTTGGACGGAAGACTGGACTGTGTCTGAAGCCAGCAGAGCTTGGGGGGAGGGCACGCCCTGCCCTCCAGTCTGGAACACCTCCCAGTCTGTCTGTCTTCATGACACGGACCCTTCTGAAGGGTTGGTCTGCCGTTTTGTGGAAGGTCTCTCAATCTGGGGTTGCCTGCCTGGATTCGGATGGTGCCGTGGCGAGAGCCCCCCAGCAGTGAAGGTTCCCTGTGTGTCAGGCCATGGGAAAGGTTCTGCGACATTGACTTTGACCACCTGGCTGAGGTCTCTCTGCTCGTACTTTATGGTTTCCCCTTTACAACTCACGGCTTCAGATGAAATGCACTGTTTTAGTGCTTCGTttgtaaaaaaatctttttcatatgaatttaatcttgtttttttttaagagttcagTTGGCATGACAGTGACTGAAGTTCTGATTCTTTAatccgtgtatgtgtgtgtgtgtgtgtgtttaagatttatttatgtatttgaaaggtagagtgacagagagtggaagagacagagagacagagagacagagagacagagagagagagagatcttccatctgctggtttcctccttgTTAGCGGCAacagccaggctgtgccaggctgaatccaggagccaggaactccattcaggtctcccccgtgtgtggcagggacccaagtaagaagtggggccatctcctgctgtgttcccaggtgccgtagcagggagagcagggcagcaacttgaatcagcactcctgtgtgggatgccagcatcacaaacagcagGTCAGTGGCTGCACCACAACCTCagctcccttttttaaaaaaatgttattaatgttttgagaggcagtgagattgatagagacctggagagagatctcatctgctggttcactcctcaaatgcccacaacagctgaggctgagtcaggctgaaaccagaagccaggctctaaaccaggtctcccttgtggggtggcagtgacttaactacttgggccacctcctgctgccttctagggtactagcaggaaactggaaacagagctggggctggaacccaggcaccctgatatgggatgtgggtatccaagCAGTGTCTAAGCCAGtaggccaaacgcccactccttgtcaatttatttttcaaaagaatgtttatggagccagcattgtgactggagcaccagttcgagtcccggctgctccacttctgatccagctccctgccaatacacctgggaaagcagcagaagttgacccaagtgcttgggtccctgcacccacgtggagacctggataaagttcctggctcctgttttggcctggcccaggcccagccattgcagctatttgaagagtgaaccagcacaaggtggatctctttcttcctctcttctctttccttccctctccgtcatccacctttcaaataaataacataaatcttttaaaaagagtgtgtgtgtgtgtgtgtgtgtgtgtgtgtgttactgtgaAAAGAAAACCATCACTTGGcatagagaaaaatattaaatgtcaAAGTCATGAACAAAAGCGCTGGAgccagctgcaggtgcagggccgtgACCTGGTCCTCTAAGGAATCCTGAGGACTGACCGCAAACCGCAGAGTCGACCACTCGGTCCCCGTGCACCAggctacttcagaaagttcacggccAGTGCTTGTGCTGAAAAAGCCGCATCGAGTCCCATTCCTCTAGGCTGCAGAATAAACTCATCTTTATTGCAGTTTTGGCCACCCAGTGCTTGAAGGCCCCGCCTGTGGGATCCGATGTTATGTGAGCTGAAATCACAGCTCCACCCACACCTGGGGCAGgtgacacccctcccccacccccagcctcagtCTCAGGGCCAGTCTGAGGGCGCCGGCTGGTGAGACGGGATGAGGAATGATGTGCGGTTGGTGTTTAATGCGCGGTGCCGCCCTCTTCCCTCTGATACCAGGAGGGGTGTCCGAGGGCAGCCCTTGCCAGCAGCCTGGGGGCAGTGATCACGGGTGCCCGGAGTCCTGAGTGATGCTGTCATCGCTGGGTAGCTTCGCTCCCAGCATTCCttccaggcagaggcttggctGGGTGGTTAAAAataactgcccctcccccacctccataGCTtcccctgggaagctgcagggcGGGGCTGGTCAGCTCCAGGACGTGGGCAACTGAGGCCTGGGGAGACTGCATGACTCGCCCCAGACGCCCAGCTCTGCGGTGGCAGCCTTGGCCTGCCAGTCACCGTCCTAGAGTCCAATGGGGGAGGTGCCGCGCTGCGGGcatccctggggagcagcagagggcGTGGCCAGGATGCCCGGCCCCTCCTGAGCTCGCCATGCTTGTGCAGGGTGCCAGGCTCAAGTCTGCAGGCCAGCGCCTTGAGCTAGGACTGTtccattttcattgtatttttaccATTGCCTTCTGTTTGCGATAAGGGatgctgttttttatttattttttatttatttatggggccagcactgtggcatagtgggtaaagcagccacctgcagtgccagcatcccatatgggtgccagtttgagtcccagctgctccacttctggtccagctctctgctatggctgggaagcagtggaagatggctcaagtgcttgggcccctgcacccacgtgggagacccagaagaagctcctggctcctggctttggatcggcccagctccagccattgtggccttttgggaagtgaaccagctgttggaagattctctgcctctgcctctctataactctgcctttcaaataaataaataaatctttttttaaaaaaaatgtatttacttgaaagatggagttgtagacagagaggagagaaagaaagaatcttccatccgctggtttactccccaaatgcccgcaatggccggggctcagccaggccgaacccaggagccagaagcttctgggtctcccatgtgggtgcaggggtccaagcacgtgggccatcttccacccactgccttcccagcacagtagcagggctctggatcagaagtggagcagccgggactccaaccgatgcccatatgggatgccagcactgcaggccgtggtttaacctgctgcaccacagtgctcacccctgttttttatttttacagtgacatgACGGCTCCCTCAGAAACCCTAGagctgggacaggcatttggtgcagtgttaCCACTCGGGATGCGCGCTAccgtatcagagttcctggttcaggtcccggctcctgcttctaatccagcttcctgcatgcACACCCTAGGGGGCAGCTGATGATGACtcgagttcttgggtccctgccctgaagtggagacctgggttgagttcatgGCTGCTGgtcttggcctggctcagccacggTCATTGttgacatttgaggaatgagccagcaggtggaagatctgtttctctctgtctgcttttcaaataataataataaggtagTTAAAGAAAAGTACATTGAGCAAAATACGGTGCAGTGGTTTGAAATGCCTCAGCCAAAAATGCAGAATCCAGAATGCCctaaaatccaaaactttctgAGCACCAAAATGACCAGGAATGGAAAACCCTACACCCGGCCTCACGTGACAGGTCGCAGTCAAAACACAGGCACACTAAAACATTGTGTAGACTTCTCTTCGGGCTCCGTGCATATGGCGGCTGTGAAACGTAAATGCACTTCATGGTTGGACTTGGGCCCCATTCCCAGGATACTTCCTTACGCGTCTGCACACATTCCCAAATCCTGAACACTTCCGGCGCCCAGCGTTTCGGTAAGGGATGCCCACCCTGTGCCAAGTAGGTGACAGTCCAGGTGGCTGCTGGATGTGGCAATACTCGAGAAGGGCTTGGGCGCACGCTGCCCTCCGACAGGCCTCACGGTGGCGGATGTGTGGACCGGTGCTGGGTTCTTACTAGGAGCAGGGTGTATTCTGGGAGAGGGCCGCCACCTCCTGCAGCCGTGC harbors:
- the DEXI gene encoding dexamethasone-induced protein produces the protein MPGARIAAHLDALGPLVPYVQPPLLPSMFFVGLFFVNVLILYYAFLMEYIVLNVGLVFLPEDLDQALVDLGVLSDPGSGLYEADSELDVFDGYLE